A DNA window from Citrobacter tructae contains the following coding sequences:
- the suhB gene encoding inositol-1-monophosphatase: MHPMLTIAVRAARKAGNVIAKHYETPDSVETSQKGSNDFVTNVDKAAEAIIIETIRKSYPQHTIITEESGEHIGEDLDVQWVIDPLDGTTNFVKRLPHFAVSIAVRIKGRTEVAVVYDPMRNELFTATRGQGAQLNGYRLRGSTARDLDGTIIATGFPFKAKQHAPSYMKILGKMYTECADFRRTGSAALDLAYVAAARVDGYFEIGLKPWDFAAGELIAREAGALVCDFTGGHNYMSTGNIVAGNPRVVKAMLANMRDELSDALKR, encoded by the coding sequence ATGCATCCGATGCTGACCATCGCCGTGCGCGCAGCGCGCAAGGCGGGTAATGTAATTGCCAAACACTACGAAACACCAGACTCTGTAGAAACCAGCCAGAAAGGCAGCAATGATTTCGTGACTAACGTCGATAAAGCCGCAGAAGCGATTATTATCGAAACAATCCGCAAATCTTACCCTCAGCACACCATCATCACCGAAGAAAGCGGTGAACATATTGGTGAAGATCTGGATGTTCAATGGGTTATCGATCCACTGGATGGCACCACCAACTTCGTAAAACGTCTGCCGCACTTCGCGGTATCCATCGCAGTACGCATCAAAGGCCGTACTGAAGTCGCCGTTGTTTACGATCCAATGCGTAACGAACTGTTCACCGCAACGCGCGGTCAGGGCGCACAGCTGAACGGCTACCGTCTGCGTGGCAGCACCGCTCGCGATCTGGATGGCACCATCATCGCCACTGGCTTCCCGTTCAAAGCCAAACAGCACGCTCCTTCTTACATGAAGATCCTCGGCAAGATGTACACCGAATGCGCTGACTTCCGCCGCACCGGTTCTGCTGCGCTGGATCTGGCTTATGTTGCCGCCGCGCGCGTTGACGGTTACTTCGAAATCGGTCTGAAACCGTGGGATTTTGCCGCAGGTGAACTGATTGCTCGTGAAGCAGGCGCACTGGTATGCGACTTCACCGGCGGTCATAACTACATGTCGACTGGCAACATCGTTGCAGGTAACCCGCGTGTAGTGAAAGCCATGCTGGCGAACATGCGCGACGAACTGAGCGACGCGCTGAAGCGTTAA
- a CDS encoding autoinducer 2 ABC transporter substrate-binding protein — protein sequence MKFKLALLSATLVSACMLSGTSFAAEKYEIAVVAKVTGIPWFNRMETGVNEAAKKLDVNAYQTGPSTPDPAQQVKVIEDLIAKNVNAIIVVPNDAKVLEPVLKKAREKGIVVLTHESPDEQIGQWDIETIDSEKYAQANVDELAKSMGGKGGYAIYVGSLTVPLHNAWADYAIKYQKEKYPEMFEVTSRLPVAESIDKSYSTTLDLMKTYPQMKGIIGFGSLGPIGAGQAVQKKRAKDKIAVVGIAMPAQAAPYLMRGDIKKALLWDPKDAGYALVTVADQLLQGKEVNADLSIEGLGKADIDMEKKVIRFNKILEVTKDNAQSLGF from the coding sequence ATGAAATTCAAACTCGCATTACTCAGTGCAACCCTGGTTTCTGCATGCATGTTGTCCGGCACGTCCTTTGCGGCGGAAAAATATGAAATTGCTGTGGTTGCCAAAGTCACCGGTATTCCCTGGTTTAACCGCATGGAAACCGGCGTTAACGAAGCAGCAAAAAAACTGGATGTGAACGCTTACCAGACCGGTCCGTCTACGCCGGACCCAGCGCAGCAGGTGAAAGTGATTGAAGATCTGATCGCCAAAAACGTCAATGCGATCATCGTGGTGCCGAATGATGCCAAGGTTCTTGAACCAGTACTGAAAAAAGCGCGCGAGAAAGGCATTGTGGTCCTGACGCACGAATCCCCGGACGAACAAATCGGTCAGTGGGATATCGAAACCATCGACAGCGAAAAATACGCGCAGGCCAACGTCGATGAACTGGCGAAAAGTATGGGTGGCAAAGGGGGTTATGCAATCTATGTAGGTTCACTGACCGTGCCGTTGCATAACGCGTGGGCCGACTACGCGATTAAATATCAGAAAGAAAAATACCCGGAGATGTTCGAAGTCACCTCACGTCTGCCGGTAGCGGAAAGTATTGATAAGTCCTATTCCACGACGCTGGATCTGATGAAAACCTATCCGCAAATGAAAGGAATTATCGGTTTCGGCTCGCTGGGTCCCATCGGGGCAGGCCAGGCCGTACAGAAAAAACGCGCCAAGGATAAAATTGCCGTCGTCGGTATCGCCATGCCAGCCCAGGCCGCTCCTTACCTGATGCGCGGTGATATCAAAAAAGCGCTGCTGTGGGATCCAAAAGATGCGGGCTACGCGCTGGTCACCGTTGCCGATCAACTGTTGCAGGGTAAAGAAGTCAACGCCGATCTGAGTATCGAAGGTTTAGGGAAAGCCGATATCGACATGGAGAAGAAAGTGATCCGCTTTAACAAGATCCTCGAAGTCACCAAAGACAACGCACAATCACTCGGTTTCTAA
- a CDS encoding ABC transporter permease translates to MKTIARFLPGDAIIRLQCVIIVVVALVFSALLGSRFFSVANFQSISSQLPILGMLALGMGMTMLTGGINLSIIAGANACSLVMAAIIVANPDNPLFLVIALLAGAAVAIAIGTLNGALIAWVGVSPILATLGTMTLISGLNILLSNGTVISGFPAAIQYLGNGTIAGIPVALLLFFLVAILLWVLLEHTTLGRSLYLVGSNEQATRYSGVNTVRVQISVYVISALLGWVAAILMMAKFNSAKAGYGESYLLVTILASVLGGINPDGGFGRIIGLVLALIVLQMLESGLNLLGVSSYLTMALWGAVLILFIALQNRKA, encoded by the coding sequence ATGAAAACAATCGCCAGATTTTTACCCGGTGATGCCATCATTCGTCTGCAATGCGTCATTATTGTAGTCGTCGCGCTGGTCTTCTCAGCCCTGCTCGGCAGCCGCTTTTTCAGCGTCGCTAACTTCCAGTCCATCAGCTCACAGCTACCGATCCTCGGCATGCTGGCGCTGGGAATGGGTATGACCATGCTGACCGGCGGCATTAACCTGTCTATTATTGCCGGGGCTAACGCCTGCTCGCTGGTGATGGCAGCCATCATCGTCGCCAATCCGGATAACCCACTGTTCCTGGTCATCGCCCTGCTGGCGGGTGCCGCGGTGGCGATTGCTATCGGCACGCTGAACGGCGCGCTGATCGCCTGGGTCGGCGTGTCGCCGATCCTCGCCACGCTCGGCACTATGACGCTGATCTCCGGGCTGAATATTCTGCTCTCCAACGGCACGGTTATTTCCGGATTTCCGGCCGCCATTCAATACCTGGGTAACGGCACTATTGCCGGAATCCCCGTAGCGCTGTTGCTCTTTTTCCTCGTGGCCATCCTGCTGTGGGTGCTACTGGAGCACACCACATTGGGACGCAGCCTGTACCTCGTCGGTTCCAATGAACAAGCAACCCGCTATAGCGGCGTGAATACCGTTCGGGTACAGATTTCCGTGTACGTCATTTCTGCCCTGCTTGGCTGGGTTGCCGCCATCCTGATGATGGCGAAATTTAACTCGGCAAAAGCCGGATACGGCGAATCCTACCTGCTGGTCACCATCCTCGCCTCAGTGCTGGGTGGTATCAACCCGGATGGCGGCTTCGGGCGCATTATCGGCCTGGTGCTGGCGCTCATTGTGCTGCAAATGCTGGAAAGCGGCCTTAACTTGCTGGGGGTCAGTAGCTATCTGACGATGGCGCTGTGGGGCGCGGTGCTGATCCTCTTTATCGCATTACAGAATCGTAAAGCCTGA
- a CDS encoding DUF1007 family protein, translating into MQRVKRIIVTLFLAVLSFGAGAHPHSFIHLKTELVSENNQFVALKMRWTMDEITSADLLYDAGNAKPGDEIWKKLAAEVMANVLGQHYFTEVWRNGQKVKFKNRPTEYGMEHEEHQAVLTFVLPLAQPQPLAGQTYIISTFDPTYYVDMSYDKDNDATLAPGLSNQCRINVHTPTPNEQSLRFAQSLDKEDAPPEDMELGKQFAQKVTVQCQ; encoded by the coding sequence ATGCAGCGCGTTAAACGCATCATTGTCACGTTGTTTCTGGCCGTCCTGTCCTTTGGCGCGGGTGCGCATCCCCACAGCTTTATTCATCTGAAAACAGAGCTCGTGAGTGAAAATAATCAGTTTGTGGCGTTAAAAATGCGCTGGACGATGGATGAAATTACCTCCGCCGATCTGCTGTACGATGCGGGCAACGCCAAACCGGGCGATGAGATCTGGAAAAAATTGGCGGCGGAAGTCATGGCCAATGTCCTCGGACAGCACTATTTCACCGAAGTGTGGCGCAACGGGCAGAAGGTAAAATTTAAAAATCGCCCGACGGAATATGGTATGGAGCATGAGGAACATCAGGCGGTGTTGACGTTTGTACTGCCGCTGGCTCAACCGCAGCCACTTGCCGGACAGACCTATATTATTTCCACGTTTGATCCCACCTACTACGTGGATATGAGCTATGACAAGGACAACGATGCCACGCTGGCACCGGGCCTAAGTAATCAATGCCGGATTAACGTGCATACCCCGACGCCCAATGAACAATCGCTGCGCTTTGCGCAGTCACTGGATAAAGAAGACGCGCCGCCGGAGGATATGGAGTTGGGGAAACAATTTGCGCAGAAGGTGACAGTGCAATGTCAGTAG
- a CDS encoding FGGY-family carbohydrate kinase encodes MASYFIGVDVGTGSARAGVFDLNGRMVGQASRAIEIYRPQADFVEQSSDNIWQAVCNAVRDAINQSDINPIQVKGLGFDATCSLVVLDKEGKPLTISPSGRSEQNIIVWMDHRAITQAERINALHHRVLDYVGGIISPEMQTPKLLWLKQHMPNTWANAGYYFDLPDFLTWRATGDDTRSLCSTVCKWTYMGHEDKWDASYFRQIGLEDLLEHDAAKIGRYVKTMGEPLGHGLSARAASEMGLIPGTAVSVSIIDAHAGTLGTLGACGVSGEVADFDRRVALIGGTSTGHMAISKEPRFIGGIWGPYYSAVLPEYWLNEGGQSATGALIDHVIQSHPCYDTLLAQAKSQGQTIYEVLNALLRKMAGEPEDIAFLTRDMHILPYFHGNRSPRANPTLTGAITGLKLSRTPEDMALQYLATIQAIALGTRHIIETMNQSGYTIDTIMASGGGTKNPIFVQEHANATGCAMLLPEESEAMLLGGAMMGTIAAGVFDTFPEAMSAMSRIGKTVTPQTNRIKQYYDRKYRVFHEMYQDHMKYRQLMQEDA; translated from the coding sequence ATGGCAAGTTACTTTATTGGTGTGGATGTCGGAACCGGAAGCGCCCGTGCTGGCGTGTTTGATCTCAATGGCAGAATGGTCGGTCAGGCCAGTCGGGCCATCGAGATTTACCGTCCGCAAGCCGATTTCGTTGAGCAGTCTTCCGATAACATCTGGCAGGCGGTGTGTAACGCAGTTCGCGACGCGATTAACCAGTCAGATATCAACCCGATTCAGGTGAAAGGTCTGGGCTTCGACGCCACCTGTTCACTGGTGGTGCTGGATAAAGAAGGTAAACCGCTGACCATCAGCCCTTCCGGGCGCAGCGAACAGAACATTATTGTGTGGATGGACCACCGAGCCATTACCCAGGCCGAGCGGATTAACGCCCTGCATCATCGGGTGCTGGATTACGTTGGCGGCATTATTTCGCCGGAAATGCAGACGCCCAAACTGCTGTGGCTGAAGCAACATATGCCCAATACATGGGCCAATGCAGGCTACTATTTTGATCTGCCTGATTTCCTGACCTGGCGCGCCACCGGCGATGACACGCGCTCATTGTGCTCGACGGTATGTAAATGGACCTATATGGGCCACGAAGACAAGTGGGATGCCAGCTATTTCCGCCAGATTGGGCTGGAAGACTTGTTGGAACACGATGCCGCCAAAATTGGCCGCTACGTGAAAACCATGGGTGAACCGCTCGGTCATGGCCTTTCTGCGCGGGCCGCCAGCGAAATGGGTCTGATCCCGGGAACTGCGGTCAGCGTGTCGATTATCGATGCTCACGCCGGTACGCTCGGCACGCTTGGCGCCTGCGGTGTTTCTGGCGAGGTAGCTGACTTCGACCGCCGCGTCGCGCTGATTGGCGGCACCTCCACCGGTCATATGGCGATCTCCAAAGAACCGCGCTTTATCGGCGGGATCTGGGGCCCCTACTACTCTGCCGTTCTGCCGGAATACTGGCTCAATGAAGGCGGGCAGTCGGCCACGGGCGCATTAATTGACCACGTAATTCAGTCGCATCCGTGCTACGACACGCTGCTGGCACAGGCAAAATCACAGGGACAGACTATTTACGAAGTGCTGAATGCGCTGCTGCGTAAAATGGCTGGCGAGCCGGAAGATATCGCCTTCCTGACCCGCGACATGCATATCCTGCCCTATTTCCACGGCAACCGTTCACCGCGCGCCAATCCAACGCTCACCGGTGCGATCACCGGGCTTAAATTGTCCCGCACGCCTGAAGATATGGCGCTGCAGTATCTGGCGACCATTCAGGCCATTGCGCTGGGGACACGGCATATTATCGAAACGATGAACCAAAGCGGTTATACCATCGATACGATTATGGCCAGCGGCGGCGGCACAAAAAACCCGATTTTCGTGCAGGAACATGCCAACGCCACCGGCTGTGCCATGCTGCTGCCGGAAGAGAGTGAAGCCATGCTACTGGGCGGCGCCATGATGGGAACCATCGCGGCGGGCGTGTTCGATACCTTCCCGGAAGCGATGTCGGCGATGAGCCGTATTGGTAAAACAGTCACCCCGCAAACCAACCGCATTAAGCAGTACTACGATCGCAAATACCGGGTTTTCCATGAGATGTACCAGGATCATATGAAATACCGCCAGCTGATGCAGGAGGACGCATGA
- a CDS encoding nickel/cobalt transporter encodes MSVVYQQRTAGRRWLTLWPLAVFFLLATGGALWLWQAWPQVMVKSIIWQRDVNQQMSGLLKAVAANPTRAGGSLLLFSFIYGVLHALGPGHGKIVITTWLATHPSKLKSSIGLTLASSLLQGLVAIGLVVVVLTVLQLPARQLHMSSFWLEKASYALVGVLGVLLCWRALKKLRALLRRPKFTVFTPHHVHHEHCGCGHQHLPDPEQIQSGDDWRARLMIILSMGMRPCSGAIMVLLFSKVVGVFSWGMASALAMAAGTSLTITSLALLVHSFRSLAVRLSGHKAPVLWRQIGWTTLALAGGAMLVVAAVVMWVSAVPVGRGLRPF; translated from the coding sequence ATGTCAGTAGTGTATCAACAACGTACAGCCGGTCGTCGCTGGCTCACGCTATGGCCGCTGGCGGTCTTTTTTCTGCTGGCAACCGGTGGTGCACTGTGGTTATGGCAGGCCTGGCCGCAGGTGATGGTGAAAAGCATTATCTGGCAACGGGACGTTAACCAGCAAATGAGCGGCTTGCTGAAAGCGGTTGCCGCCAATCCTACCCGTGCAGGCGGATCGCTATTGCTGTTTAGTTTTATTTATGGGGTATTGCACGCGCTGGGGCCGGGGCACGGGAAAATCGTCATCACTACCTGGCTGGCGACGCATCCGTCGAAGCTCAAGTCGAGCATCGGGCTGACGCTGGCGTCTTCCTTATTGCAGGGGCTGGTGGCAATAGGGCTAGTGGTTGTGGTGCTCACGGTGCTGCAACTGCCTGCCCGACAGCTACACATGAGCAGTTTCTGGTTGGAGAAAGCCAGCTATGCACTGGTTGGCGTACTGGGCGTTTTGCTGTGTTGGCGGGCATTGAAAAAGTTACGCGCGCTGCTGCGCCGACCTAAATTTACCGTCTTTACACCGCATCATGTGCATCATGAACACTGTGGCTGCGGGCATCAGCATTTACCCGATCCCGAACAGATACAAAGCGGCGATGACTGGCGCGCCCGGCTGATGATTATTCTTTCCATGGGCATGCGTCCCTGCTCTGGCGCAATTATGGTGCTGCTGTTCAGTAAAGTGGTTGGCGTCTTTAGCTGGGGCATGGCATCTGCGCTGGCGATGGCGGCAGGAACGTCTTTGACGATTACGTCACTGGCTTTGTTGGTACACAGTTTTCGCTCGCTGGCGGTGAGACTTAGCGGACATAAAGCGCCGGTGCTGTGGCGACAGATTGGCTGGACCACGCTGGCGCTGGCCGGTGGTGCTATGTTAGTCGTTGCAGCAGTGGTGATGTGGGTGAGTGCGGTGCCAGTGGGAAGGGGATTACGACCGTTTTAA
- the trmJ gene encoding tRNA (cytosine(32)/uridine(32)-2'-O)-methyltransferase TrmJ, with translation MLQNIRIVLVETSHTGNMGSVARAMKTMGLTNLWLVNPLVKPDSQAIALAAGASDVIGNAQIVDTLDEALAGCSLVVGTSARSRTLPWPMLDPRECGLKSVAEAANTPVALVFGRERVGLTNDELQKCHYHVAIAANPEYSSLNLAMAVQVISYEVRMAWLATQESGKTTEYEETEYPLVDDLERFYGHLEQTLLSTGFIRENHPGQVMNKLRRLFTRARPESQELNILRGMLASIEQQNKGK, from the coding sequence ATGCTGCAAAATATTCGAATTGTGCTGGTGGAGACCTCTCACACCGGCAATATGGGCTCCGTTGCCCGTGCAATGAAAACCATGGGTTTAACCAATCTGTGGCTGGTCAATCCGCTGGTAAAACCTGACTCCCAGGCTATTGCCCTGGCGGCCGGTGCCAGCGATGTGATCGGCAATGCGCAAATCGTCGACACCCTCGATGAAGCGCTGGCTGGCTGTAGCCTGGTTGTTGGAACCAGTGCGCGTTCCCGTACCCTGCCGTGGCCGATGCTCGATCCACGTGAATGTGGTTTGAAAAGCGTAGCCGAAGCGGCGAATACCCCGGTAGCGCTGGTCTTTGGCCGTGAGCGTGTGGGATTGACCAACGATGAGCTGCAGAAATGCCATTATCACGTCGCTATTGCCGCGAACCCGGAATACAGTTCGCTGAACCTGGCGATGGCGGTACAGGTCATTTCTTATGAAGTGCGCATGGCCTGGCTAGCAACGCAGGAAAGCGGTAAAACCACAGAATACGAAGAAACCGAGTATCCGCTGGTCGATGATTTAGAGCGTTTTTATGGTCATCTGGAGCAAACGCTACTGTCGACGGGCTTTATCCGCGAGAACCATCCGGGACAGGTGATGAACAAATTGCGCCGTCTGTTCACGCGTGCGCGTCCTGAGAGTCAGGAACTGAATATTCTGCGTGGAATGCTTGCATCTATAGAGCAGCAGAATAAAGGAAAGTAG
- the iscR gene encoding Fe-S cluster assembly transcriptional regulator IscR has product MRLTSKGRYAVTAMLDVALNSETGPVPLADISERQGISLSYLEQLFSRLRKNGLVSSVRGPGGGYLLGKDAGSIAVGEVISAVDESVDATRCQGKGGCQGGDKCLTHALWRDLSDRLTGFLNNITLGELVNNQEVLDVSGRQHTHDAPRSTRTQDAIDVKLRA; this is encoded by the coding sequence ATGAGACTGACATCAAAAGGGCGTTATGCCGTGACCGCAATGTTGGACGTTGCGCTCAACTCCGAAACGGGCCCGGTACCGTTGGCTGATATTTCTGAACGTCAGGGAATTTCCCTTTCGTACTTGGAGCAGCTGTTTTCCCGTTTACGTAAAAACGGTCTGGTTTCCAGCGTACGTGGACCAGGCGGCGGGTATCTGCTGGGTAAAGATGCAGGCAGCATCGCAGTAGGTGAAGTAATTAGCGCTGTTGACGAGTCCGTAGATGCGACGCGTTGCCAGGGCAAAGGCGGCTGTCAGGGCGGCGATAAATGCCTGACCCACGCGCTGTGGCGCGATCTGAGCGACCGTCTGACCGGTTTCCTCAACAATATTACGTTAGGCGAACTGGTGAATAATCAGGAAGTCCTGGATGTGTCTGGTCGCCAGCACACTCATGACGCTCCACGCAGTACCCGCACGCAAGACGCGATCGACGTAAAACTGCGTGCCTAA
- a CDS encoding ABC transporter permease, protein MNKMHLSRLIGQHEFWLGLLVVTLAIGLSISTDEFLSLGNLTDVATSYAILGILACGLFVVLISGGIDISFPAMTAIAQYAMASWVIGHGGNFALALVIAIAVGLLLGLLNGFLVYWLRVPAIIITIATLNVYYGLLVYTTKGTWLYGFPDWFMNGINWFSFTAADGYDYGLTLPLLCLAAVIIVTAVLMNYTRLGRQVYAMGGNRDAASRLGLNLLKLHFYVYGYMGILAGVAAVVQAQITQSVAPNSLLGFELTVLAAVVLGGTSMSGGRGTLTGTLLGVVLLAFLQNGLTLLSVSSYWHTVFSGAIILVSISATAWNEKRKLAREL, encoded by the coding sequence ATGAATAAGATGCATCTCTCCCGTTTAATCGGGCAACACGAGTTCTGGCTGGGCTTGCTGGTCGTGACTCTGGCCATCGGGCTGAGCATCAGTACCGATGAGTTCCTGTCACTGGGGAACCTGACGGACGTCGCCACCAGCTATGCCATTCTCGGCATCCTTGCCTGTGGGCTGTTTGTGGTGTTGATTTCCGGCGGTATCGACATTTCATTTCCAGCGATGACCGCGATTGCCCAGTACGCAATGGCCAGTTGGGTGATCGGCCACGGCGGTAACTTTGCGCTGGCGCTGGTTATTGCCATTGCAGTTGGACTGCTGCTGGGGCTGCTCAACGGCTTTCTGGTTTACTGGCTGCGCGTCCCGGCGATCATCATTACCATCGCCACGCTGAACGTCTACTACGGTCTGCTGGTGTACACCACCAAAGGTACCTGGCTGTACGGCTTCCCGGACTGGTTTATGAACGGCATCAACTGGTTTTCGTTCACCGCCGCAGACGGCTACGACTACGGACTGACCCTGCCCTTGCTGTGCCTGGCGGCGGTGATTATTGTTACCGCCGTGTTGATGAACTATACCCGCCTGGGCCGTCAGGTTTACGCCATGGGTGGCAACCGCGACGCGGCATCACGCCTCGGTCTGAATCTACTGAAGCTGCATTTCTACGTGTACGGTTACATGGGCATTCTGGCTGGCGTTGCCGCCGTAGTGCAGGCGCAGATCACGCAATCCGTCGCCCCCAATTCCCTGCTCGGTTTTGAGCTGACGGTGCTGGCGGCTGTGGTGCTCGGCGGAACCAGCATGAGCGGCGGGCGCGGTACATTGACCGGAACGCTACTCGGCGTTGTGTTGCTGGCCTTTTTACAAAATGGTCTGACGCTGCTGAGCGTCTCCTCTTACTGGCACACCGTGTTCAGCGGCGCCATTATCCTGGTCAGCATTAGCGCCACGGCCTGGAACGAAAAACGCAAACTGGCAAGGGAGCTTTGA
- a CDS encoding sugar ABC transporter ATP-binding protein produces MTDTTAFITLENISKQFPGVLALDNVNLTLKKGEVHCLAGQNGCGKSTIIKVISGVYHPEKGAQILLDGKLFHHLTPQLSSHYGIQVIYQDLSLFPNFSVAENIAVNRYLPGGDIWVRRGAMKQQALAAMKRIGVTLDPDKKVEKLSIADRQLVAICRAIAADARLVIMDEPTASLTRQEVNGLLRVVNELKAAGICVVFVSHRLDEVMEVADRISVMRDGKLVGTYPASELDSHELAFLMTGQRFHYSPLPERPAIEQEPMLELRNLSRRGKYQNINLSLHGGEIVSIVGLLGAGRTELCLSLFGMTHPESGEMRINGQPVTLRNNHDAIKHGIGYVSEDRLTQGLIMEQSIYDNTIVTVFDQLHTHSGLLDHGKAQKLVADLIRELNIKVSDPHLPVKTLSGGNAQRIAIAKWVATNPRILILDSPTVGVDIANKEGIYQIARDLAEQGMAVLMICDEIPEAYYNSHRVLVMRRGKLVAEFNPHHCREEEIAEVVEVINE; encoded by the coding sequence ATGACAGACACCACCGCATTTATCACTCTTGAGAATATCAGCAAACAATTCCCGGGCGTGCTGGCGCTGGATAACGTGAATCTGACGCTGAAAAAAGGCGAAGTTCACTGTCTGGCGGGTCAAAACGGCTGTGGTAAAAGCACCATCATTAAAGTGATTTCCGGGGTCTATCACCCTGAAAAAGGCGCGCAGATTTTACTTGATGGCAAACTGTTCCATCACCTGACGCCTCAGCTTTCTTCTCACTACGGTATCCAGGTTATCTATCAGGACCTGTCGCTGTTCCCTAATTTTAGCGTCGCGGAAAATATTGCTGTTAACCGCTACCTGCCCGGCGGCGATATCTGGGTACGTCGCGGCGCCATGAAACAACAAGCGCTGGCGGCCATGAAACGCATCGGCGTAACCCTCGACCCTGACAAAAAAGTCGAGAAGCTCTCCATCGCCGACCGTCAGTTGGTGGCTATTTGCCGGGCGATTGCCGCCGACGCACGCCTGGTCATCATGGATGAACCGACCGCCTCGTTAACCCGTCAGGAAGTCAACGGGCTGCTACGGGTGGTCAACGAACTGAAAGCTGCCGGCATTTGCGTCGTGTTTGTCAGCCACCGTCTGGATGAAGTGATGGAAGTGGCAGACCGTATCAGCGTGATGCGCGACGGCAAACTGGTAGGTACATACCCTGCCAGCGAACTGGACAGCCACGAGCTGGCCTTCCTGATGACCGGACAACGCTTCCACTACAGCCCGCTGCCAGAAAGGCCCGCTATTGAGCAAGAACCAATGCTTGAGCTGCGCAACCTGAGCCGTCGCGGAAAATATCAGAATATCAATCTGTCGCTGCACGGCGGCGAAATTGTCTCGATTGTCGGCCTGCTGGGTGCCGGGCGCACCGAGCTTTGCCTGAGCCTGTTTGGCATGACCCACCCGGAAAGCGGTGAAATGCGCATTAACGGTCAGCCGGTCACGCTTCGCAATAACCACGATGCCATTAAGCACGGGATCGGCTACGTCTCAGAAGATCGCCTGACGCAGGGGCTGATCATGGAGCAGTCGATCTACGACAACACCATCGTTACGGTCTTTGATCAACTGCATACCCACAGCGGTTTGCTCGATCATGGTAAAGCACAAAAATTGGTCGCTGATTTGATCCGCGAGCTGAACATCAAAGTGTCCGATCCACACCTGCCGGTCAAAACGCTCTCCGGCGGCAACGCCCAGCGTATCGCCATTGCCAAATGGGTGGCGACCAATCCGCGCATCCTGATCCTGGATTCCCCCACCGTTGGCGTCGATATCGCCAACAAAGAGGGCATTTACCAGATTGCCCGCGACCTGGCTGAACAGGGGATGGCGGTGCTGATGATCTGCGATGAGATCCCGGAAGCCTATTACAACAGCCACCGTGTGCTGGTGATGCGTCGCGGCAAACTGGTGGCGGAATTTAATCCTCATCACTGTCGTGAAGAGGAGATTGCTGAAGTGGTCGAGGTAATCAATGAATAA